A stretch of DNA from Arcobacter sp. LA11:
AGCTTTCAAATAACAAAAAAGAAAGGGTTTCCCCTTTCTTCATAACTTAACTTCTCAACTTTTAAAAACATTTCAAAAAATCTAAAATTATACTAGACTTTTATACTAGACTTTTGTATTATAAATATATTATTTTAAGGAGTTTATATGAAAATCAAAGCAGAAAATTGTGTATTTGTTCAAGTAGATGTTCAAGAAAGACTTTTCCCATTTATATCAAACAAAGAAGAATTAGAAAAAAATTTAATTACTTTAGTAAAAGGTTTACAGTTACATGAAATACCTTTTATTATTAATGAACAGTATAAAAAAGGTATTGGAGAAACAATTCCTAGTTTAAGAGAACTTGTTGATGAATATCCTCATTTTGAAAAAACAACTTTTTCTTGTTGTGGAAATGAAGATGGCTTAGCTGCAATTAAAGCAACTGGTAAAAAGTTTGTAATCTTAGCTGGAATAGAAACTCATGTATGTGTTCTTCAAACTGCACTTGATTTATTAGAAGAGGGTTTACAACCAGTACTTGTTACAGATTGTGTTAATTCAAGAAAACAGAGTGATAAAGATATGGCAATTCAAAGACTTATTCAAGCTGGTGTTATTCCAACTACATATGAGTCACTTCTTTTTGAACTAACAGTAAATGCAAAACATCCTGTATTTAAAGAGATTTCAAAACTTGTAAAATAGGGAAACCTATTTTACAAGTTTTTTAAAAGTATAGATTCTCCATTAGGAAGTTTTATTTTTATATCAATTATTTTAAGATTTGTATCTTGTAATAAAAGGTTTAATAATAAAATTT
This window harbors:
- a CDS encoding hydrolase, translating into MKIKAENCVFVQVDVQERLFPFISNKEELEKNLITLVKGLQLHEIPFIINEQYKKGIGETIPSLRELVDEYPHFEKTTFSCCGNEDGLAAIKATGKKFVILAGIETHVCVLQTALDLLEEGLQPVLVTDCVNSRKQSDKDMAIQRLIQAGVIPTTYESLLFELTVNAKHPVFKEISKLVK